Part of the Acidobacteriota bacterium genome is shown below.
GTCGTGCGTCGAGAGAAGCACGGCACAGCCCCATTCGTGTGCGGCGTGGCGCAGGAGCTGCATGATCTCGATACGGCGGGGCAGGTCGAGGAACCCGGTAATCTCGTCGAGGATCATCGCGGCCGGCTCTTGCGCCAGCGCGCGAGCGATCATGACTCGCTGCCGCTCTCCGTCGCTGAGCTCCACCACATGGCGCGCGCCCAGCTCGGTGGCGCCGACCGCTTCCAGCGCCTGCCCGACCATGTCGCGGTCGTGCGCCGCGAGCGTCCCGCCCCAATCGGTGTACGGCACCCGCCCGAAGGCGACCAGGTCATACGCCGTGAGCATCGGCACCTGAACGGGCTCGGTCAGCACGACCGCGAGGTGTCGCGCTCGGCTCGCCGGCGGCATGCCATGTACGTCGGCACCATCGAAACGCACCACGCCCTCGAGCGGAATCTGCAGTCCCGCCATCGTTCGCATGAGCGTGCTCTTTCCTGCGCCGTTCGGCCCGATCAGGCAGGCGAGCTCTCCGCCCCTGAGCGTTTCGTCGATCCGGCTCGAGACGGCCGTGCGCCGGCCGTTCACCGCGTAGCCCGGCACCACACCATCAAGCTGTAGCAGGGGCGCGCCGGCAGCATATGCTGACCGCAACACGGCAGGAGTTTACCGCCTCCGGCGCTTGATCCGGCGGCTCCTCCAACGAGTCGGCTCTCCGAGGCCGATGAGCGGCTTGGAAGGACCGCTCACCACAAGCCGAGCAGCCGCCACCACAGGCTTCCCGCGCCCAGCCAGATCACGATATTCACCACGCTGATGAGCGCCCCCAGCCGCCACCAGTCGCCGATCTCCACGTTGCCCGATCCGAACAGGATCGGCGCCGGCGCCGTGCCGTAGTGGGTCATCGACGCGAACAGGTTGCTGAAGAAGGCCAGCACGAGGGCGGCGAGGACGGGCGGCGTGCCGACCGCGATGGCCAGGGCCAGGAACGGGGCGTACATGGCGCTGACGTGGGCGGTGTTCGAGGCGAAGAAGTAGTGGACGTAGAAGTAGATCAGGCTCAGGCCGAGGAAGGACGGCAGCCAGTGTCCCTCGCCCAGCACGCCCGAGACGCGCTCGGTGAACCAGGCCAGCAGGCCCAGCTCGCCGAGCTGGGTGGCCATCATCACGAGGACCGCGAACCAGATGAAGGTGTCCCAGCCGTTGCGCTCCTCCAGGATGTCCTGCCAGGCGAGGGCGCCGGTGGCGAGCATCGCGGCCACCCCGGCCAGCGCCGTCGCGGTGGCGCTGACCCCGAGCGTGCCGCCGAAAATCCACAGCGTGAGGAGGAAGACGAACACGGCCAGCAGGACCCACTCGTCCCGCGACATCGGTCCCATCTCCCGTAACCGCTGCCGGGCGAGCTCCGGGGCCTCCGGCGTGTGCGTGATCTCCGGCGGGTAGAGCCGGTAGATGAGGAACGGCACCACCAGCAGGCTGATCACCCCGGGAACGAACCCCGCCACGGCCCAGAGTGCCCAGGAGATCTCCACTCCCTGCTGCGCGGCCAGCGACGCCGCCAGCGGGTTGGCGGCCATCGCGGTGAGGAACATGGCGCTCGTGATCACCACGCCCTGGTAGGAGGTGAACGTCAGGAAGCCGGCGATCCGCCGCTGGGTGCCGAGCGCGGCGTCACTGCCCAGCGAGACGCACAGCGACTTGAGGATCGGAAAGATGACGCCGCCGGCCCGGGCCGTGTTGCTCGGGATGGCCGGGGCCAGGACCAGGTCGGTGACGACGAAGCCGTAGGCCAGTCCGAGACTGCGTTTCCCCAGCAGGCGCATGAAGTGGTACGCGATGCGCGTGCCGAACCCGGTCTTGACGAACGCGGTGGCGATGAAGAACGCGGCCACCACCAGCCAGACCACCGTGCTGCCGAAGCCACCGGTCGCCTCCCCGATGGTGAGGGTGCCGGAGAGCACCGCGAAGGAGACCGATACGAACGCCAGCGCGCCCATCGGCATCGGGCGCAGGATGATGCCGACCATGGTGGCGACGAAGACGGCGAGGAGCTGCCACGCGCGCGGTTCGACGCCCTCCGGGGTCGGGACGAGCCAGAGCAGAGCCCCGACCAGAGCCACCGCTCCGAGCCTGGCGGCGTCCACGCGGACCGGGCGAGGGGATTGCCGTGGTGCTTCGTCAGCCATGCGTCACCTGCGCCGCTTGACGTACTTCCGAATCCGCTGCGGGCCGACGTCGGCGGCGTAGACGTTGCCCTGCCGGTCGGCGGTGATGCCCGATGCGCCGGAGATGCGGCGCTCGTCCTGGAACGCCACGTCGGGATCGGGAATGTAGGCGTGCACCGTCCCGTCGACGGCGCTGCCGATGTAGATGCCGCGCTTGAAGCCCGGGTTGTTGCTGGAGTTCGAGGTCGAGTCGGTGACGTACAGCACGTCGTCCTCGTCGATGAACATCCCGCTCGGGCGGCCGAACTGCTTCCACTCGGCTACGAAGGTCCCGTCCGGCTCGAAGATCTGAATCCGGCTGTTCGAGCGGTCGCCGACGAACACCCGCCCGCGGGTGTCCAGGGTGAGCGTGTGCGGCTGATCGAACTCGCCGGGCGCGTCGCCGGGACCGCCCCACGTCATCAGGAACGTGCCGTTCCGGTCGAACTTCACCACGCGGTTGTTCGGCCCGTGCCCGTCGGTGACGAAGATGTCGCCGTCGGCGTTGACCGCCACGTCGCTCGGCCGATCGAACGTGTCCTGCCCGTTGCCCGCGACACCCGCCTTGCCCAGCGTCATCAGGATCTCGCCGCTCGGGCTGAACTTGAAGACCTGGTGCCCGCGGCCGCCGGCCGGCATCCCGAGCACGGTGTCGCTGCCGTTGTAGTCGGTCCCCCAGAGGTTGCCCTCCGGGTCGATGTGGAAGCCGTGGGGCGCCGCGAACACCCCCTCGCCCCAACTGTCCAGGAGTGCGCCCTCCGGGCTGAACTTGACGACCGGCGGGTCGTCGTCCCGGCCGACGCAGGTGGCCGCGCCGGGCGGCCGGTTGTTGAAGCAGCGGTGGAAGACCCAGATGTTGCCGTCCGCGTCGCGGTCGACGCCGATGGTCTCGCCCCACTTCCCGCCGTTCATGTGCGACGGCAGGCGGGGCCACTCGTCCACCAGGGTGTAGGGGTTCGGGAGCGATTGGGCTGCTGCTCCGGCCGGCACGCCCAGGAGGGCGACGAGCACGAGACCGATCGTGGCCGTACGCACCGTCGATGCGGTTGTTGTGTCAGCCATGCTTCCTCATCCTTCATCACGCTTCGTCACGATGCGCGTCCTTCACCGCGCGCGTCGCAGGCAGCGCGGCCGACCGCTCCTGCGGGCCTCGCAGCCAGCGCGCACCCGGGCCTCGTCGTCGTCACAGCGATTCCAGAAACTCGAGCACCAGCCGGTTGACCTCGGCCCCCTGTTCCTGCTGCACCCAGTGCCCCGCCACGTCCAGCAGATGCAGGCCGCGCAGGTCGGTGCAGGCCTGTCCGTCCATCCGCTCCAGGGCGCCCGGCCGCTGGTGGATGCCCCAGTCCCGCGCGCCGGCGATGAACATCGACGGCTGGTCGATGGTCCGTCCGGCGAAAACCTGCAGGTCGGCGTTGATCCCGCCGCCGAAGATGGACGACACCGACTGCACGCTCCGGTACCACTGCAAGCCGCCCTGGAACCCCGTCCGCTCGTACTCGGCGCTGTAGACCCGCAGCTCGTCGTCCGGCAGCCACTCGCAGGCGGCGATCTCGGCCGCCGACGGCATGTGCTCGGCCACGGTCTCCGCCATCCCCTTGCCGAGGTCGAGGACGTAGTAGCGGGGTAGGCGCGCCAGCTCGGCGGCGGACCACTCGCGGAGCGGCTCCGGCCGGTTGCCGCTCCAGTCGCCGCTCTTCATGTGGTAGTAGGCGCGCAGAAAGTCGTGCACCCCCTGCGGAGCCCGCCACAGATCGTCGTTCGCTCCCCGCGTGGCGTAGAAGCGGCGGTAGTGGTGGCGCGGCGGAGCCAGGCTCGCCAGGCCGGCGTCGATGTCCGCCGCCGCGCCCGCCGGCCCGGCAGCGGCAGCCGCGTCGGCGGTGTCGAACGGCAGCGTCGCCGTTCCCCCGAACGGCGCGCTCATCAGCACGACGGAGCGGAACACGTCCGGCCGGGCGACCGCGCACCACGACGCGACGAGCGATCCGAAGTCGTGGCCGGCGAGGTGGACGTGGCGGTAGCCGAACGCCGCCACCAGGGACAGCATGTCGCGTATCTCGTTCAGCATGCGGAACGGGCGCAGATCGTCGTCGTAGTCCACGCCGGTGCCGTCGGTGCGGCCGTAGCCGCGCAGGTCCGGCGCCATGACGTGGTATCCGGCTTCCGCCAGCACCGGCATCAGCCGGCGCCAACTGTAGGCGAGCTCCGGAAACCCGTGCAGCAGGAGGACGCCCCCGCGCCCGCCCGCCTTCGATCCCGCTTCCAGCACGTGCATGCGCAGGCCGTTGACGTCGGCGACGAACCGCGAGCGGACGCCGGCCGGCAGCACGCCGTCTTCGTAGGGACCGATCTCGTTGGTCTGCGCCATCGCGCGAGTGTAGCGGCCGGCGCCAGCCCTGGTCGCGACGGTCCCCGAGACCTGGGTGCCGGGCGCGACGGCGGCCGTGGCGATTCCGGCGGCGGTGGCCTGCAGGAGTTGGCGTCGTGTGAGCGGCGAAGAAGGCATCGGCCGGATTATGTCACCCCCGGGCCGGGTCTCGTCCGGATGGTCGTGGTGATATCGCGCCCGTGTGCGGCCAGCGGCGACCGACGCCCCCGCTCCACGCGGGCGCGGGTGATATCCTGTCGCCATCTCGATCCGCGAGGAGGATGAAATGGGCGCAGGGAAGCTGGCGGCAATCGGTCTGATCATGGTAGTCACGGTGGGCTGCGGCGCAACGGCTCCGGAACCCGAGCCGGAACCGGCGGCCGAAGCCGCACCGGAGCCGCCGCAGTTCGCGGTCACCGGCGAGCACCCCTGCGATCCGGTCGGCGACGTGCAGTTCATCTGCGACATGGTCAGCCCCGAGGACATCGTGGTCGTCCCCGGCGCGGAGTGGGCCATCGTCTCCGGCGCCCGCGAGGGCGGCCGGCTCAACCTGGTCCACGTCGCCGACAAGGCCGCGACCGTGGTGTTCCCCACGCCGGACAGCGAGCAGCGGCTCGACGCCGAGGCCTATCCGGCGTGTCCCGGTCCGTTCGACCTCGCCAACCCGGACGTATCCCGGCTGCACGGGCTCTACCTCGAGCCAGGGGCGGACGACGTCCACAGCCTGCTCGTCGTCCACCACGGCCCGCGCGAGGCGATCGAGTTCTTCGAGGTGAATGCCGGGGATTCGCCGCCGAGCCTGGCCTGGGTGGGCTGCGTGGTGGCGCCCGACGGCGCCAACCTCAACTCGGTGGTCGCCCTGCCGGGCGGCGGCTTCGCCACGACGAACGCCGGGATCGGCGTCTGGGAGTGGCAGGCCGACAGCGGTTGGGAGGTGCTGCCCGAGAGCGAGGACACCGCCCCGAACGGCATCGAGGTGTCCGAGGACGGGCAGACCCTCTACATCGCCGGCTGGGCCGAGGAGAAGCTCACGCGCCTGTCGCGCGGCGTCACGCCGGTCGAGAAGGACGTCATCCCGCTTGGATTCCGTCCCGACAACCTGCGCAAGTCGCTCGACGGCTCGGTCATCTACGCCGCCGGCCACACCGACAGGGACGGCAACTCGATCACCCTGCCGCGGGAGCCGACTCTGGAGACGAGCAACGTGGCGGCCATCGACCCGGAGACCCTGGAGTTCGAACGGATCCTCGTGCAGCCCGCGATGAACGGGTTCATCTCGTCGACCACCGCGATCCCGATCGGGGACGAGCTGTGGCTGGGTTCGTACCGCGGCGACCGGCTCGCCTGGCTGCCGATGCCCGAGTAGCATGTGGTACGGAATGCGCTCGTTCA
Proteins encoded:
- a CDS encoding alpha/beta hydrolase, producing the protein MAQTNEIGPYEDGVLPAGVRSRFVADVNGLRMHVLEAGSKAGGRGGVLLLHGFPELAYSWRRLMPVLAEAGYHVMAPDLRGYGRTDGTGVDYDDDLRPFRMLNEIRDMLSLVAAFGYRHVHLAGHDFGSLVASWCAVARPDVFRSVVLMSAPFGGTATLPFDTADAAAAAGPAGAAADIDAGLASLAPPRHHYRRFYATRGANDDLWRAPQGVHDFLRAYYHMKSGDWSGNRPEPLREWSAAELARLPRYYVLDLGKGMAETVAEHMPSAAEIAACEWLPDDELRVYSAEYERTGFQGGLQWYRSVQSVSSIFGGGINADLQVFAGRTIDQPSMFIAGARDWGIHQRPGALERMDGQACTDLRGLHLLDVAGHWVQQEQGAEVNRLVLEFLESL
- a CDS encoding anion permease, whose amino-acid sequence is MADEAPRQSPRPVRVDAARLGAVALVGALLWLVPTPEGVEPRAWQLLAVFVATMVGIILRPMPMGALAFVSVSFAVLSGTLTIGEATGGFGSTVVWLVVAAFFIATAFVKTGFGTRIAYHFMRLLGKRSLGLAYGFVVTDLVLAPAIPSNTARAGGVIFPILKSLCVSLGSDAALGTQRRIAGFLTFTSYQGVVITSAMFLTAMAANPLAASLAAQQGVEISWALWAVAGFVPGVISLLVVPFLIYRLYPPEITHTPEAPELARQRLREMGPMSRDEWVLLAVFVFLLTLWIFGGTLGVSATATALAGVAAMLATGALAWQDILEERNGWDTFIWFAVLVMMATQLGELGLLAWFTERVSGVLGEGHWLPSFLGLSLIYFYVHYFFASNTAHVSAMYAPFLALAIAVGTPPVLAALVLAFFSNLFASMTHYGTAPAPILFGSGNVEIGDWWRLGALISVVNIVIWLGAGSLWWRLLGLW
- a CDS encoding ABC transporter ATP-binding protein, yielding MLQLDGVVPGYAVNGRRTAVSSRIDETLRGGELACLIGPNGAGKSTLMRTMAGLQIPLEGVVRFDGADVHGMPPASRARHLAVVLTEPVQVPMLTAYDLVAFGRVPYTDWGGTLAAHDRDMVGQALEAVGATELGARHVVELSDGERQRVMIARALAQEPAAMILDEITGFLDLPRRIEIMQLLRHAAHEWGCAVLLSTHDLDLALRTADRIWLMPKGRPLHTAMPETLVLSGAFQAAFNFADVEFDEQSGSFRVRHPRHWPVTTTGDASGVTWTERALERYGFYAAPAGGKPGVRIEVTRGAAGMRWNVHFDDASHQHANLEELIQALRTRLEHQVEQDRI